One window of the Eschrichtius robustus isolate mEscRob2 chromosome X, mEscRob2.pri, whole genome shotgun sequence genome contains the following:
- the LOC137756896 gene encoding LOW QUALITY PROTEIN: glycine receptor subunit alpha-4-like (The sequence of the model RefSeq protein was modified relative to this genomic sequence to represent the inferred CDS: inserted 1 base in 1 codon), whose translation MTTLVPATLSFLLLWTLPGQVLLRVALAKEEVKSGTKVSQPMSPSDFLDKLMGRTSGYDARIRPNFKGSLGNFSQIPGMPCNIFINSFSSITETTMDYRVNVFLRQQWNDPRLAYREYPDDSLDLDPSMLDSIWKPDLFFANEKGASFHKVTTDNKLLRIFKNGNVLYSIRLTLILSCPMDLKNFPMDIQTCTMQLESFGYTMNDLVFEWLEDAPAVQVAEGLTLPQFVLRDEKDLGYCTKRYNTGKFTCIEVKFHLERQMGYYLIQMYIPSLLIVILSWVSFWINMDAAPARVGLGITTVLTMTTQSSGSRASLPKVKRHARELACHRAPHFPFIPXFPPADYFPWI comes from the exons GGTGGCCTTGGCAAAAGAAGAAGTCAAATCTGGGACCAAGGTGTCCCAGCCCATGTCCCCCTCTGATTTCCTGGACAAGCTTATGGGGCGAACATCTGGATATGATGCCAGGATTCGGCCCAATTTTAAAG GGAGTCTTGGAAACTTCTCCCAGATTCCGGGAATGCCCTGCAACATCTTCATCAACAGTTTCAGCTCCATCACCGAGACTACCATG GACTACCGGGTGAACGTCTTCTTGCGGCAGCAGTGGAACGACCCACGCCTGGCCTACCGAGAATATCCTGATGACTCGCTGGACCTCGATCCCTCCATGCTGGACTCGATTTGGAAGCCAGACCTGTTCTTTGCCAATGAGAAAGGGGCCAGTTTCCACAAGGTGACCACAGACAACAAGTTGCTGCGCATCTTCAAGAATGGAAACGTGCTCTACAGCATCAG GCTGACTCTCATTTTATCCTGCCCAATGGACCTGAAGAACTTCCCCATGGATATCCAGACCTGCACGATGCAGTTGGAGAGCT TTGGCTACACCATGAATGACCTCGTGTTTGAGTGGCTGGAAGATGCTCCTGCTGTCCAAGTGGCTGAGGGGTTGACTCTGCCCCAGTTTGTCTTGCGGGATGAGAAGGATCTAGGCTATTGTACCAAGCGCTACAACACAG GGAAATTCACCTGCATCGAGGTAAAGTTTCACCTGGAACGACAGATGGGCTACTATCTGATTCAGATGTATATCCCCAGCCTACTCATCGTCATCCTGTCCTGGGTCTCCTTCTGGATCAACATGGATGCTGCCCCTGCCCGGGTGGGCCTAGGCATCACCACTGTGCTCACCATGACAACTCAGAGCTCCGGCTCCCGGGCCTCTTTGCCTAAGGTGAAGAGACATGCAAGGGAACTTGCTTGCCATAGAGCTCCCCATTTCCCATTCATCC TGTTCCCTCCTGCTGACTATTTTCCTTGGATTTAA